A window of Mangifera indica cultivar Alphonso chromosome 13, CATAS_Mindica_2.1, whole genome shotgun sequence contains these coding sequences:
- the LOC123194117 gene encoding mitochondrial import inner membrane translocase subunit TIM17-2-like, translating into MGAVGGAAFHFLNGICNSPSGSRLIGGAQAVRMNAPRIGGSFAVWGGLFSTFDCTMVYVRQKEDPWNPIIAGAATGGLLSTRQGLGAASKSAIFGGVLLALIEGAGIMLNKVLSAPQNIPVMEEPVPNMAGVPGYPVGQLPGQAPSTVGSPSSSSSSSSSSSWFGGFFGGKKEESVKNSGSKTEVMESFDAPPVPSFEYK; encoded by the coding sequence ATGGGTGCAGTTGGAGGTGCAGCATTCCACTTCTTAAATGGCATATGTAACTCTCCTTCTGGTTCACGTTTAATTGGAGGCGCTCAGGCTGTACGAATGAATGCACCTCGTATTGGTGGTAGTTTTGCTGTGTGGGGTGGCCTCTTCTCCACTTTTGACTGCACAATGGTCTATGTTAGACAGAAAGAGGATCCGTGGAACCCGATCATAGCTGGTGCTGCCACTGGAGGGCTTCTTTCAACGCGTCAGGGACTTGGTGCTGCTTCCAAATCAGCAATTTTTGGTGGGGTCTTGCTTGCTTTGATTGAAGGAGCTGGGATCATGCTAAATAAGGTTCTGAGTGCACCACAGAATATTCCCGTCATGGAAGAGCCAGTTCCAAACATGGCTGGTGTACCTGGATATCCAGTGGGGCAATTGCCAGGTCAAGCCCCTTCAACAGTTGGGAGTCCATCGTCATcgtcatcttcttcctcttcatcttcttggttTGGAGGGTTTTTTGGTGGTAAAAAGGAGGAATCAGTGAAGAATAGCGGAAGTAAGACAGAGGTCATGGAGAGCTTTGATGCTCCTCCAGTGCCGTCTTTCGAGTACAAGTGA